The Toxorhynchites rutilus septentrionalis strain SRP chromosome 3, ASM2978413v1, whole genome shotgun sequence genome includes a region encoding these proteins:
- the LOC129778140 gene encoding uncharacterized protein LOC129778140 — protein MMNLDRFTMISNEVVEFRSTYFPEEKPTLVDSSIGTDPPAPKVDVEITATERKDIGTQTGGSPRHMAANCDEGKLSNWLRRVYPLVEEELSFGITEVCDMYDECDDSSDGFTVRMHQELKLQNTDPADTSRKRNMGAAAWLSVLTRNAPILVLASSSHHEAWCDHIFASITVFTPRRDSYGSVQWVELCSNPVKACIESLETNPFNKDMFAGGTVSGDVYIWHYELNLRNEQNSFSELFSETTDFGKVVDMAWIRLNPLTKDFGLLSCHSDGIVLLWKVGKHIGKDKIFRITPQGTSGKAIILTRISTISNSEFVVGTVDGGILLCSLTQLIPIGASDGGERSGSSPAVVKRNHFAPTIIELKSHSFAVTTLLKKENARQKFLVSCDITGEVFFHDITDVINSAPPIIIKMPLPFKNRIACTDDMRFILSPNNDGMLEIYRIDDGSQENVGESKLRGKPSLIRASSNGKWIITGPYDGGFIIYFVEREE, from the exons ATGATGAATCTGGATCGTTTTACAATGATCTCAAACGAAGTGGTGGAGTTCAGGTCAACCTACTTTCCGGAGGAGAAACCGACACTGGTGGATTCATCCATTGGCACGGATCCGCCGGCACCGAAAGTGGATGTTGAAATCACAGCTACCGAACGAAAGGACATTGGG ACTCAGACAGGCGGATCACCTCGCCACATGGCGGCCAACTGTGATGAGGGTAAACTGTCCAACTGGTTGCGCAGAGTATATCCTCTAGTGGAAGAAGAATTGTCATTCGGTATAACCGAAGTCTGTGATATGTACGATGAATGTGATGATTCGTCCGATGGATTCACTGTTCGAATGCATCAGGAATTGAAACTGCAAAACACTGATCCTGCCGATACCAGTCGGAAACGAAATATGGGAGCCGCTGCATGGCTGTCGGTTTTAACACGGAACGCACCAATTCTAGTACTGGCAAGCAGTTCCCATCACGAGGCCTGGTGTGATCACATATTTGCCTCTATTACGGTGTTCACTCCAAGACGAGATTCCTATGGTTCCGTTCAATGGGTCGAATTATGCAGCAACCCGGTGAAAGCATGCATTGAATCATTGGAAACGAATCCATTCAACAAGGATATGTTCGCTGGTGGTACGGTGTCCGGTGATGTTTACATATGGCATTACGAGTTAAATTTGAGAAACGAACAGAACTCTTTCTCGGAATTGTTTTCTGAGACTACAGACTTCGGAAAAGTGGTCGATATGGCGTGGATAAGATTGAATCCTCTTACCAAGGATTTCGGTCTTCTGTCGTGTCACAGCGACGGAATAGTGTTACTTTGGAAGGTTGGCAAGCATATCGGTAAAGATAAGAT ATTCCGAATTACTCCCCAGGGAACGTCTGGCAAAGCGATCATATTGACACGAATTTCGACTATTTCCAATTCGGAATTTGTTGTCGGAACCGTAGATGGTGGTATCCTGTTGTGCTCATTAACTCAACTGATTCCGATAGGAGCGTCCGATGGAGGGGAGCGCTCGGGTTCTTCACCCGCTGTTGTCAAGAGGAATCACTTTGCCCCTACCATAATCGAACTCAAGTCTCATTCTTTTGCTGTGACCACATTGCTGAAAAAGGAAAATGCTCGGCAGAAATTTCTTGTCAGTTGCGATATCACTGGTGAAGTGTTCTTCCACGATATTACCGATGTGATA AACTCGGCCCCTCCAATAATTATAAAAATGCCACTGCCGTTCAAAAATAGAATCGCTTGCACCGATGATATGCGATTCATTTTGAGTCCGAACAACGATGGTATGCTGGAGATTTACAGAATCGATGATGGATCTCAGGAAAACGTTGGTGAAAGTAAATTGCGAGGGAAACCTAGCCTAATAAGGGCAAGCTCCAATGG GAAGTGGATAATTACGGGACCGTACGATGGGggtttcataatttattttgtAGAAAGGGAAGAGTAA